Genomic DNA from Turicibacter faecis:
CAATAACTCCGTTTCCGACTCCACCAGCCGCTACGAAAATAATATCGATTCCTTTATCGTACATTCCACCTGCTTGAGCTTTTCCACCCGCTACGTCATCGAATGTCCCGTTATATAAATAATCTGCAATTTCAACATTTGTTCCTAAGTTTGCATTTGCGTAGGCAACCCCCATCGCAAATCCATATCCAAAGTTTTGCACACTTGGAATAACCATTCCACCGATAAATCCAACTTTATTTGTTTTTGTTTCTAATGCAGCTGCAACACCTGCTAAAAATCCGCCTTCTTGTTCTGCGAAGTAAATAGCTGCCGTATTTTCAGCAACTCCACCTGTTGGTTGTCCGTCAATGATTAAAAACTTTTTATCTGGGTTTTCAGCTTGTAATTGAGCAATTGCTTCCTCAAATTTAAATCCTGGTGCAATAATCATTTCATGACCAGATGCCAATAAATTATTTGCTGCCTCTAAGTAATCTTGAGTTGCTTCCCCAGAAGGTTTAATATATTTTGATACAATCGTTTTATTTTCCTCTTGGTAACGCTCAATTCCTTCCCACGTTCCTTGGTTAAACGATTTATCATCAATTGTTCCAGAATCTGTCATCATTCCCACTTTAAGTTTTGCGTCTGCTGACTCTCCTTGTGATGATTGATCAGCTGCCCCTTTACCGCAAGCAACTAAACCTAATGTTGCTGCAAGAGCAACTGTTAGCATAGAAAATTTCTTTTTCATTTTTGTATGGCCTCCTCATAAAAAATACACTATTAGTGTAACAAATTCTACTTTCATTGTAAATATATAACTGTATTTTTTTATAGAAAAAGACAATTTTCTCTATTTCTATTTACTTTCCCCAATATATAGCCAAAAAAAGCGATACCCAACATTTTAGGTATCACTTTTTAAAGGTTTTAATTATTTATAATTAATTGTACTTGCATCATATCCAACTTCAGATAAATAAGATTCTAAAGCATCTGCAGTCGCTGGAACAATAATTTCTTCCGTTTTAATTTGCGCTAAAACTTGGTCTACTTTTTCTTGTGTTTCTGTACTTAAATTAGGATTTTTTTCTGGTAATCCAATTCCATCTGTTTTAGCATCCATTGTGATGATTTGTCCACCAGGGAATTTTCCTTCACCATATGCTTTTAAAGCATCATATACGGCAGTTCCGACCTGTTTAATTGCTGAAGTTAATACAACAGAGTGTCCGTCACTCATTAATCCTTCGTCATATTGATCAACGTCTACACCAATAACATAAACATTTTCACCATTTTCTGTACGAGCCTTCGCCTCATTAATAACACCATTTCCAACTGCCGCTGCTGCTGAGAAGATGATATCAATTCCTTTATCATACATTCCACCGGCCATCATTTGTCCACCTTGAACGTCGTGGAAAGTTCCTTGATATTGATAGTCAGCTACTTCAACATTTGTTCCAAATGTTGCATTTGCATAAGCAACACCCGCTACATATCCCCAACCAAAACGTTCAACAGCTGGAATTTGCATCCCACCGATAAACCCTACTTTACCTGTTTGTGATTGTAACGCTGCCGCTACTCCTGATAAAAATCCTGCTTCTTGCTCTGCGAAGAAAATAGATAATGTGTTTTCTCCAAGAGGTTTAGGTTCCCCTTCTAAAATAACAAAAGAAACATCTGGATTAGCGGTTTGAAGCTCTGTAATTGCCTCCTCGAATTTAAATCCAGGTGCAACGATGACATTATTTCCAGCCATCATTAAATTATCTGCTGCACTTAAATAATCCGCTGTCGTTTCACCACTAGGTTGAACATGTTGTCCCTTAACCCCTTTATGGTCCTTCATATATGCCTTAATTCCTTCCCAAGTTCCTTGGTTAAATGACTTATCGTCAATCGTTCCTGAGTCAATCATCATCCCAACTTTAAACTTCTCTTGAGTTGTTTCCGTCGTTGAACCTGATTCCCCCTTATCTTTTTGGCAAGCTGTTAACATCGCTACAGCAACCATTATTATCACGAACATTGATGTAAATTTTCTCATAATGATCCTCCTAGTTCTAAAATTCCTTGAATAAGTCTATCAAAAAGAGGAGATTTTGTAAATATTTATCGAATATTTACTTTTTTATTTTTCATTACTCTTATTGATTATTTATATTATTAGAAATTTTATTATTTTTTATAAGAAAATCAAATCAATTTTAAAAGAATTATTTCCTCGTTTGGACTTTAACAAATCCCTCTTCTTTGAATAATACACTATAGATTTGTAATCATCTCGTGATATTGAGTTTCGGTCATTAAAACCTCCCGTGGCTTGCTTCCCTCACTCGGACCAATTAAACCACTCATCTCTAGATCTTCCACAATTCGTGCTGCCCGGTTATAACCAATCCTAAATCGCCGTTGAAGAAGTGAAGCAGATACCTTCTTCGTTTCAATAATATACGCTAAAACCTCTCGCATCAACGGATCCTCTAAATTTTGAGCCTCATTTTGAATCTGTTCAATATTCTCTAAGAAATCTTGTTTTACCTCGTCTACAGCAACCTGTGACTTAATAAAATCAACAATGCGAATAACCTCTTCATCCGAAATAAATGCTCCTTGAACACGAGTCGGATTAGAGGCTCCCATCGGTAGAAATAACATATCCCCTT
This window encodes:
- a CDS encoding BMP family lipoprotein → MKKKFSMLTVALAATLGLVACGKGAADQSSQGESADAKLKVGMMTDSGTIDDKSFNQGTWEGIERYQEENKTIVSKYIKPSGEATQDYLEAANNLLASGHEMIIAPGFKFEEAIAQLQAENPDKKFLIIDGQPTGGVAENTAAIYFAEQEGGFLAGVAAALETKTNKVGFIGGMVIPSVQNFGYGFAMGVAYANANLGTNVEIADYLYNGTFDDVAGGKAQAGGMYDKGIDIIFVAAGGVGNGVIAEGKERAEAGKDVHVIGVDVDQYEDGLLSDGSSVILTSAIKRIDNAAYTKIDEVVKGTFEGGKVITMNAQNDGIGLPEENPNLSESSKEKLNEVLASLKSGDLVLPNELSEVENKLAEYGYNFESLNLSGK
- a CDS encoding BMP family lipoprotein, whose product is MRKFTSMFVIIMVAVAMLTACQKDKGESGSTTETTQEKFKVGMMIDSGTIDDKSFNQGTWEGIKAYMKDHKGVKGQHVQPSGETTADYLSAADNLMMAGNNVIVAPGFKFEEAITELQTANPDVSFVILEGEPKPLGENTLSIFFAEQEAGFLSGVAAALQSQTGKVGFIGGMQIPAVERFGWGYVAGVAYANATFGTNVEVADYQYQGTFHDVQGGQMMAGGMYDKGIDIIFSAAAAVGNGVINEAKARTENGENVYVIGVDVDQYDEGLMSDGHSVVLTSAIKQVGTAVYDALKAYGEGKFPGGQIITMDAKTDGIGLPEKNPNLSTETQEKVDQVLAQIKTEEIIVPATADALESYLSEVGYDASTINYK